One Campylobacter lari DNA segment encodes these proteins:
- a CDS encoding AAA family ATPase, with the protein MKYKELIDSFIPNARHLSFINHHEFITCEHLLFALVKLSNDFKNLLEEIGDGDLQGFENELKNYLAKNNEILKKEIEPIFSVILENILHKLNAKNQTSVIDFIIALCKEEKAYSYNILKKHLIEEEKIKELLQNAEFENLKTHTIELVELAKKGKIDPVIGRKFELERMMQILSRRKKNNPILVGEPGVGKSAVIDGLALAIAEEKVPKHLKNSKIYSLDMASLLSGTKYRGDFEKRLKDIIKELENIPNAILFIDEIHTIVGTGASNESHADMSNLLKPALSNGNIKCIGATTFIEYKNTFDKNKALSRRFAKIDIDEPSEEECFLILQGLKSKYENFHKIKISDEILQTSIKLAKQFLHDKFLPDSAIDLIDELGASFALEDKKTKKIVKVKDLENTLARMTHSHKIYESDQGKILKNLEHDLKQNIFGQDEAIKALCSILKQSYAGLKGKNIPKGVFLFTGSSGVGKTELAKNLAQILNLNLERFDMSEYSQKHDVSKLIGTSAGYVGYEDGGLLSNSIRKNPFSVVLFDEIEKAHPDLTNTFLQIFDNASLTDNSGLKADFKNTIIIMTSNLGLKENNELGFLSSDKEKSNKAIKDFFAPEFINRIDKIIHFNDLNQEILEQIVQKELDLMAKNLNNITIEADKKVKEFLAKKTNNKEFGVRLLKRIIAEELGERLSDEILFGKLKNGGKLKLKLSKNEKIEFVF; encoded by the coding sequence ATGAAATATAAAGAACTAATTGACTCATTTATACCAAATGCAAGACATTTAAGCTTTATCAATCATCATGAATTTATCACTTGCGAGCATTTGCTTTTTGCTTTAGTTAAGCTTAGCAATGATTTTAAAAATCTACTTGAAGAAATCGGAGATGGTGATTTACAAGGCTTTGAAAATGAGTTAAAAAACTACTTAGCTAAAAATAACGAAATTTTAAAAAAAGAAATAGAACCTATTTTTTCTGTAATCTTGGAAAATATATTGCACAAGCTAAATGCAAAAAACCAAACAAGTGTGATTGATTTTATTATCGCACTTTGCAAAGAAGAAAAAGCTTATTCTTATAATATTTTAAAAAAACACCTAATAGAAGAAGAAAAAATAAAAGAATTGTTACAAAATGCTGAATTTGAAAATTTAAAAACCCATACCATAGAGCTAGTTGAACTTGCAAAAAAAGGCAAAATCGATCCTGTTATAGGTAGGAAATTTGAACTTGAAAGAATGATGCAAATTCTAAGCCGTCGTAAGAAAAATAATCCTATTTTAGTTGGTGAACCAGGTGTTGGTAAAAGTGCTGTTATAGATGGGCTAGCACTAGCTATAGCTGAAGAAAAAGTGCCAAAACACTTAAAAAACTCAAAAATTTATAGTCTTGATATGGCGAGCTTGCTTTCAGGGACAAAATACAGAGGTGATTTTGAAAAAAGACTAAAAGACATCATTAAAGAATTGGAAAATATCCCTAATGCTATTTTATTTATAGATGAAATTCATACCATAGTAGGGACTGGCGCAAGCAATGAAAGTCATGCAGATATGTCAAATTTATTAAAACCTGCATTAAGTAATGGCAATATAAAATGTATAGGTGCAACTACTTTTATAGAATACAAAAATACCTTTGATAAAAACAAAGCTCTAAGTAGAAGATTTGCAAAAATTGACATAGATGAACCAAGTGAAGAAGAATGTTTTTTGATTTTACAAGGCTTAAAAAGCAAATATGAAAATTTTCACAAAATCAAAATCAGTGATGAAATTTTACAAACAAGTATAAAACTAGCAAAACAATTTTTACATGATAAATTTTTACCAGATAGTGCGATTGATTTAATCGACGAGCTTGGCGCAAGCTTTGCTTTAGAAGATAAAAAAACTAAAAAAATAGTAAAAGTAAAAGATTTAGAAAATACTTTAGCAAGAATGACGCATTCTCATAAAATTTATGAAAGTGATCAAGGTAAAATTCTTAAGAACTTAGAGCATGATTTAAAACAAAACATCTTTGGACAAGATGAAGCTATTAAAGCTTTATGTTCTATTTTAAAACAAAGCTATGCAGGATTAAAAGGTAAAAATATCCCAAAAGGCGTGTTTTTATTTACTGGTTCAAGCGGGGTTGGTAAAACCGAACTTGCTAAAAATTTAGCACAAATTTTAAACCTTAATCTTGAAAGATTTGACATGAGCGAATACTCACAAAAACACGATGTGAGCAAACTCATAGGAACTTCAGCAGGTTATGTGGGCTATGAAGATGGTGGCTTGCTTAGTAATAGTATTAGAAAAAATCCCTTTAGTGTAGTTTTATTTGATGAAATAGAAAAAGCTCATCCTGATTTAACTAATACTTTTTTACAAATTTTTGATAATGCAAGCTTGACAGATAATAGTGGATTAAAAGCTGATTTTAAAAATACTATTATCATTATGACTTCAAATTTAGGTCTCAAAGAAAATAATGAGCTTGGTTTTTTAAGCAGTGATAAAGAAAAAAGTAATAAAGCCATAAAAGATTTTTTTGCGCCTGAATTTATCAACCGTATAGATAAAATCATTCATTTTAATGACTTAAATCAAGAAATTTTAGAACAAATCGTCCAAAAAGAGCTAGATTTAATGGCAAAAAATTTAAATAATATCACCATAGAAGCTGATAAAAAAGTAAAAGAATTTCTTG